One window of Elaeis guineensis isolate ETL-2024a chromosome 11, EG11, whole genome shotgun sequence genomic DNA carries:
- the LOC105053838 gene encoding LOW QUALITY PROTEIN: inositol-tetrakisphosphate 1-kinase 5 (The sequence of the model RefSeq protein was modified relative to this genomic sequence to represent the inferred CDS: inserted 1 base in 1 codon) — protein MGDPPRRRFLIGYALAPKKQQSFIQPSLVGLAADRGIDLVPIDPAHSLSDQGPFDCVLHKLYGDDWKAQLEEFSARHPDVPVIDXPHAIERLHNRISMLQVVSELEIPQDRETFGIPSQVVIYDSGALSNSGVVGALHFPVIAKPLVADGSAKSHKMSLIYHRDGLLKLKPPLVLQEFVNHGGVIFKVYVVGDYVKCVKRKSLPDVSEEKLECTQGSISFSQVSNVTALDRTEEEYYETMHLEEAEMPPLRFLTEIARGLRRVMGLHLFNFDVIRDVKVGNRYLIIDINYFPGYAKMPSYETVLTEFFWNIVNKKKEDGSNPASNDVDNEREILVSDHLGTAGEVENVG, from the exons ATGGGGGATCCCCCTCGGCGAAGGTTCTTGATAGGGTACGCCCTCGCCCCCAAGAAGCAGCAGAGCTTCATCCAGCCCTCGCTCGTGGGCCTCGCCGCCGATCGGGGCATCGATCTCGTCCCTATCGACCCCGCCCACTCCCTCTCGGATCAGGGCCCCTTCGATTGCGTCCTCCACAAGCTCTATGGCGACGACTGGAAGGCCCAGCTCGAGGAATTTTCCGCGCGGCATCCGGACGTCCCCGTCATCG CCCCTCACGCCATCGAGCGCCTCCACAACCGCATTTCCATGCTCCAGGTCGTCTCCGAGCTCGAGATCCCCCAGGATCGGGAGACCTTTGGGATCCCCAGCCAGGTCGTGATCTACGACTCCGGCGCCCTCTCCAACTCCGGCGTCGTCGGCGCCCTCCACTTCCCGGTCATCGCCAAGCCCCTCGTCGCCGACGGTAGCGCCAAATCCCACAAGATGTCGCTGATCTACCACCGCGACGGCCTCCTTAAGCTTAAGCCGCCTCTGGTTCTCCAAGAATTCGTCAACCATGGTGGGGTCATCTTCAAGGTGTACGTCGTCGGAGACTACGTCAAATGCGTCAAGAGGAAGTCCCTCCCAGACGTCTCCGAGGAGAAGCTGGAGTGCACCCAGGGCTCAATATCCTTCTCCCAGGTGTCCAACGTGACAGCTCTAGACCGGACCGAGGAGGAGTACTACGAGACGATGCACCTGGAGGAGGCGGAGATGCCGCCGCTGAGATTCCTCACCGAGATCGCCCGGGGGCTGAGACGGGTGATGGGGCTACACCTTTTCAATTTCGATGTGATCAGGGATGTGAAGGTTGGGAACCGGTATCTCATAATCGACATTAACTACTTTCCCGGGTATGCTAAAATGCCGTCATATGAAACAGTTTTGACAGAGTTCTTTTGGAATATTGTtaataaaaagaaagaggatgGATCAAATCCAGCTTCGAATGATGTTGACAATGAAAGAGAGATTTTGGTCAGTGATCATCTGGGGACTGCCGGAGAAGTGGAGAATGTGGGCTGA